Below is a genomic region from Fundulus heteroclitus isolate FHET01 chromosome 5, MU-UCD_Fhet_4.1, whole genome shotgun sequence.
ATCCTTGGAATTGTCCAAACTTTCTCCACTTatacttatttatatatatatttaacatgctGACAATGACAGCATATTAAAACTCCAGGAACTCATTTGTGGCTTTTTTGTGTACCTCCcaatcaaaattaacagaagCCCCTATCTGGACATCCCTTTGCAAACGTTCGAGTTGCTCCCCGGACAAAACCAGAGAGCAAGAAAATCTGACAGTTTCTTTTCGCTTTCTGTAACAGAGAATCCAGAAGGCATCATGAAGACGTCGCATTCTGGTaaccatttcctttttttgtgcagATTCATACAGTATTTGTGGCAGAAAAAGTCATTTTCGTTATCATTACTGATCCTGTTTTTACCTCTCTTTATTGTTATCCCAGAGATGATTCTGTATGTTGGAACAGGTCTCGGTGTAGCTGTGCTGGCTCTGGCAACCGTCCTCCTGCTTTTCCTCAGACTCAGAAAAAGGAATGTCAGCACTTCACATggtaaatcaaaacaaacatattttaatacaatatcAACTTTGTGACGTATAAATATATCGTTTTGCTCATAAGggttgtttaaaatgttgtgtttcATCACACTCTATTCAGGAAAGGAAAACAATGACATTGAGTATGTGACGACCGTATTCCAGAAAAATACACAACATGCCAACGGCACTTCGTCAGTCGGTGGGGAGCAAGGAGCAGATGCCCGGATCTACACAGACCTGTCAGAAGTTCGGCACCCCAACAGCTCTGCAGAACCTAAAACCCAGTCAGATGATCTTTTTTACTCCACCATCAGTTTCAACGATCAGCCAGCCAGCGGCTCTGTCCCACCTCCAAGTGAATTAACAGAATACTCGTCTGTTAAACTCAAATATACAGCCTCCACCAGCTGAAGAGTTAACAGTCTGCTGGGTGCATTTTACTATTTAACTTTACAGCCAAgacaagacaaataaaaatgatctcTGCAGATGTTTTCATCTTAGATTTAGAAAAAACTCATATACTCCATGGTTGCAAGatatttttaggtttatttttgtgttttattttttttagtgacAAAAACTAAAGCCAGAAACCTGGACAGTGATGTGATCAGAATGAAAGGTTTCAGTGCATCATTTTACCTTTTAGAAATAACAAGCATTAGGCGGGTATTAACAATACTCTTCATTGAGTCCACACTTGTGCTTTAAGTggaatattattataattaacagaaataaaggctagAGTTTCTAGCCTAATCTATATTACGTGTTTCACATTTCCCTTAACATAAAATAATGTGAAATCTAATTTAATCAATtagaaaaatggcagcaaaactGATTCAGATCAATTTCTTAAATAAAGTGATGGGTAAATCAGTTGCTCCACTGGTGTCCATTTGACAACAAAAACGATTGACTGATACATATTTTtggcatatgttttttttttttttcaataaatgtcttttgtcatagcatgtttattttaccgtacaattacatttttggaTTTGCTTAAACTCATTTAAATGCCAGCATTAACATGAACATGTTGCTCTTGGTCTCTATAATAGGGGACtgtcacacaaaataaaaagcagcaacATTGATTCGGATCCATTTAAGATCCTTCACAAagtggggattttttttcagtatatgaaaaaaatatatatcttcaGCTTGCTGAAATAGCATAAAAACTTGATTTCCTAATGCGATTTTAGCACAAaggaaacaactgaaaatagaAATTGACAAAATACTTATTTTAGGTTAAAAACGCAccaattcaaaaataaaaataaaacaccctaAATAAACTACCAGTTTAAGTCCCTTTTCAGTTTAATAAAGTAGTTTTGAATTAAATTTGATCAAAATTGaaaaacagacagaagcagCTAGAATGCTTAGCGCCaatgctcttattttgaaaggtcAGCAGTAGACTTAGCGGTCGTCACTGGGCTTCCAGCGTTACTTGGAAACGTCAGACGCTGCGTTGAAGCGCTGTGACGTAACAAGCTGTGACGTTGCCTTTGAGTTCTTCCAGATTAGAGCTTCATTTTACTGGAAACTGTCAGTGAACCAGGTTAGTATTTCTGAGACAcccttaaaatgttttgctttttaactgAAACTGGTCGCTTTATTGGGCAAAATCTGGGACTTTATATCCCAGATTATCCTGAAGATTGCTACTATTGTAGAATAGAGGAGGTCTGTTCCCTTCACCAGCCACCAGAGGACCCCACAGTGAGACGAAGCAGACTTTGTCTCAACAGAACCCATCTAGGTTCTGGATATTTCAGTCACTCAGAGACATTGGACCTTAACACAACAGCTGATTTAGCTGCCTCCCCAGAATATTTGGCTGATTCAACCGTTGCAGACACACCTAACAACCCTAGCAGATGCTCTGGTTGCAATATGGTCCAAAAGTCAGGCCAGGCTGCCGATAAAAGGACTGAAAGGTCAGGAATCAAGGAGGATGATTTGTCTTCCAGCAGCGCTGCTGTGTCCGAAGCCCAAACAGCTTCAAAACCAAATAACCGCATGAGCTGTGTTCGACCCAGAAAACAAACCCATGGCAGAGCCAGAAACAGAGAAAGAGCTCCTCAGCCTGCATCTACGTCATCCTCAGGAGATCCTAATGTGTTTGACACGTGTGACGTGAAACCTTCTTTGGACCTAAGTCCGCAGCAATTGATGCAAAGAACTTCTAACAGCAGTCACCAGGCTTTGGATCAGGGAGCAAGCTATGCTTCTCCTGGGATCCAAACGCGAGCCGTGAGACGGCTACTAAGAAGAGTCAAACATCTGAGACTGACGACGCTGTCTCTTCTTCAAGCACACAACATGCCAACATCTCTCAGTCTACTTCAGACCATCGTGTCTCTTCTGCTTCTTGTAAAGGAGGCAGGGCTGGATTAACCATGGGCCGCTCTGTGCAGACTGAAGATGAAGTCTCTTCCAGCGCCAATGCAGTTCAACTGCTtggttggatcagaaccaggattTCAGCCTCCTTCAGCTTCATTCAATCAGTAATTGAATCTTTTGCGTGCACATCTGGAAGAATACTGGAGGCAATTTTAGAAAGAATCGCAGAAACTGTCAGACCTTTGCCTGACGGAGACCGGCTGCAGCTGAATCCTCAGCGAGGGCTTGTGCTGATCCCGGTCCTGTTAATGTTGAGTCTGCTTTTATGCAAgttaattttttaaagaatttgaacaGATcaagtggtggtggtgggggggggggggggttctggtaATCCTTTAATccttcatttctttatttacaagTGCTatataaagtgtgtgtgtgtgtgtatgtttctTCGGGTTTTCTCCAGGTGCTACGGTTTCCTTCTAACAAATGAAATACAAAtgacataaacaaaaacaaaacaaactataaaaaaacatgaaaaaatgtctcattgcaaattataaattatattaaatcgtatgtctttgtgtttatgtgtgatgatgatgatgatgatgatgatgatgatgatgatgatgatgatgatgatgatgatgatgatgatgatgaattgGAGCATCAGATCAACATAATGAGGATGCATTATTAAATTTGATAAGCACCAAAATCTcaataataaacaaatcaaatcaaTACAAATCTAAACAAAGAAATACATGACAAGATGTAAAGAGGCAAagaaaggtaaaataaatcaagctaaaaatgcaataaaactaCAGATATAATTAAGTTAAAATTAGGATAATTAAGGAATAAACCAAACACAAGATGTGTAAAACTCATGAAATTAGTAAATCTTTCATTGCAATATCAAAACGTTGAAGCTCTTGATGTTTGCTAAACATTGATGTTTAGCAAACATCAATGGGCTCAAGTGCTCTGGTTTGCGGGAAGGCTGCTCAATGAGCAAGGGCCATCATAAACCTGCCGACAGTGACGCAGGACTTAGGGAGTTCGACAGAGATGCCTAACAGCCAAGCTCTGTCGGTATTGTGTTTAGCGGGTCATCCCAGGCTCCACTGTCCTATGCGGCCAAAAAGACAAGGCCCATCCGTAATGCAGGGGGTCCTAATGGCCGCAGTCCATAAAAGCCAAATCCCTCGgttcctgttaaaaaaaaaacatttgtcccTCAGTTGATTCAGGTTCAGCAAAGTAAAACCTTTTGTTCAGCCTACAACTGGCCTCTAAATGGGATTTATctaaaatgacgtcacatttTCCCAGAGACAGCCCGCGTTTACAGGATGTTCGGATAGGTTGAGTATAAACTACAGCGGCAACAACCACAATATCAaacattttggaagatgacgacGTTCTCTCAATAAACCCAGCATAGAACATCCTAAAATGTTGGTTGATATGTAGAGAGTATTAATAGAAAGGTCTGTGTTTAATCCAGTCTGCGGCCCATGTAACACACCCatacacactctctctctctctctctctctctctctctctctctctctctctctctctctctctctctctctctctctcagttcCCCTTTTGCTCGCCCTCTCTCTTTCACTCCATTTTACAATTTCACCTATTTTCTCACCTTTTCATTTTGAATTTGTATGGCCATTGggccctttctctctctctctgtctccattTGAAGGGCTATTTCACATATTTTCCTCACTAATGGGAGATTATTTTAAACCAGTTGGTGATTTGTGCTACATTTCTATAATTTGTGGACATTCTTTAAAGGGTAAAATCAGTACTTTAGAGCTGGTCAAGCTCAAACAAACCCAGCTTCAGCTTCATGCTGCTGATGTACTACACACACTTCAGCTCAGTACTTCCTCCATTgctctgtttttaataaaaaagctaTATGTCAGGTTTGTAACTGTTCTGCACCAAGATCTGCTGCATTTGAGTATAAGGTGACATCTATgcttattttttaagatttcagCTGGCAGTAAGGGGTTATTTAAGTAATTAAATGACAGGTCTGCTTTCCAACAACTTTTTTCAACTTTCTCTTCTTTAGCCTTTTTTCATGCTTCCTCAGTAGTTGAGCTTCAGTCTCTGCCTTGCTTTTATACAATTCCTTCTACTTTTAGAAATCTGCAAGAGGTTTTGTTGACTTCAGCTCCAGTTCTGCCATTTGAGATAAAAGATTTGTTTGTTCATCAGTTGACACAATAGCTGCTGTTAATTTTTATGCTgatcatcagaatcagacatactttaataatcccagagggaaattactaaACTACTTATATTTGTTGAAGTTTTCActcattatttcaaattcaacaaCTGTTTCTTAGCTTTTGCATCTTTTGCCCTGTTTGAGCAAAAAGTAGTGCTTCCACAGTATTTCAGCTGCAACTTaacttgcagtttttctgtttttagctgAATTTTTGCAAATGCTTGAAGTTCTGTACTTGAACACATTAGTTTCACTTCAAGTAGTCACGAGACCCGTCTGAACTCAACaatgaggatgtttttttttttttttacagcagctgTGTTATTGCAGTACTTGATTggtattgcattttttttcttttacagagtAAATTTATTTAGAACTTAAACATGTTAAGTATGTGAAaatgaaattgtttttgttgcatttttcatGATAGTCAGTGGAGGTTTACTTTTAGTTATTGGGAATAATGGAGCATCGCTCAACACTACCTGTAAGTACAATGGACAGGAAAAACAACTTGAAATGCCTTTACAAATACCGTggaatgccttgagatgatgtgttgtgaatagACACTTTAGGAATAACCTGAACTGATTGTGAGTATATGCACCTTTTGCTTAACACTGCAATAAAtttcaacaacaataaagacaACACCACTTCTCCCCATTTTTAGGCTGTCATTAAAAATGATAGATTAACATTTTAATCAGATGCATCGTTTTAAAATCcctaatatttgaaaaaatttcACTGTCAacttacaacaacaacaaaaacacacactttaacagaaataaacaatcaTAACTGTGCTCTTTAATTCTCTCAAAGGCAACAGAGCAACAGTGGACCACACAGCCTATGTTGGAGGTTCTGTTTCCATCACCTGCAATTACTCACAAGCAGATAAAAGCAGCACCAGAAACTTCTGCAGACATGATGGAAACTTCAGCTGCACAACTATAATTTCAGCGCAGCGTTCAAATAATACAAAACTGTCAAGGTTTACCCTCAGCGATGATAAACAGCGAGGGTTGTACACAGTGACGATCTCCACACTGACTCGGGAGGATTCGGGAAAATATCGGTGTGCCTTGAAAAAAGAGGATTCCTCCACATGTTTAGAAAACATCCTCCTTCATGTTCTGAGTGAGTACTGATCTGAAATCGGTAATCGCCGTGTTTAAGATATGATGGATATAACACGGCCTCATAAATACAGAGTACAAAAAGATacctaaggtttttttttttatctttcagaTCTGGATGATATTAAACCAATAATAATGTCTCATGCTGAACAAGAGACGGCACAGATTACATGTTCCTACCCTAAAAGCGAAACGAACAGCGAAAAATCTCTGTGCAAGGGGAAGAGTCCTTCAGACTGTGATGAAATTATACGTTCAACAGAAGAACACAGAACTgtaaaaaaatggcaaatttgATCTAAGAGATAATCACAGACTAAATTACTTTTATGTTTATATTAACAATCTTCACAAAAGTGATGCTGGGACTTACTGGTGTGGTTATGGTGGAACCAAAAACATCAAGATACAGCTTTCTGTCGGTGAGTAGTCTGTTATATTACATACAGAACCGGATCAGTTCATCAATCATATCTTAGaataattgtattaaaacctgcAGATATTGATTGATTTATCAATTTGTTTTCCAAACAATTTTTGGCTTGTAATATTTCAGTGAATGTTCAGGTGACAAAACTTAAAGGGTCCATGACTTTGGAACTATGTATAAATATTcagtataaatgtattttatatttttcacatAGTGAGTTCTTttcaaattgaattaaaaaatgcACTGAAGTAAATTAAATTGTATCTTTGGGTTATACTAACGGGATATGCGGTGACACACCCCTTTTCAGGATAACGTGACGAGGGTAATATCCAATGTACTGCCAGTGTTAGCAAAATGTTTGTCTTCAGTATTGGCAATATTGTAATATACTGTGTTAAATGCTGAAACATTGCATTGTGGCTGGTTGTTTGAATTACTTGAGCGAACACTCAGCCTCTACGTAATGTTTGGGCATTACGTGGAGGTATGTATTACAGTGTATAACAAAACCGGCAGTACTGCAGACGTGTTGCGTAGCAGCTGGGTGTCCTAACTATCCCAGTGAATATCCAGCCATTAAGCAGCGTTTTGATGTTTACTACAGTGTATCACAAACATTGTGTGGCGGCTGGGGTAATTAGAACACCCAGATATCACGTGAGCCTGTTCTCGTTCCCAAAGGATAAAAATCTTTGCGATCAATGGATGAAGCAAACACAGAGAACAAAGGACTAATGGCTTCCTACTCCCTCTTCTGAACTCCGTAGAGATCGTTTCACTGCAGACTGTTTAGCAGAGGCGCCTGGCTTAAACGAATCTTTCGGATTGATTAGTTTGTTACAAACCTGATTTACAACAGACTGCTATCGCTGTGACTTTCAAATGAAAACTTACAGTTGAGGAGGATACCAGCTTATCCAAACAGTGCAGAGAAGCTACATTTTCAGCTTGCCCAGAAAAGAGCATCTTGTTTATCTGGTTGGGTTTGAGACGAGTGTATATCAGCAGACAGGGGCGGACTGGCATTCGGGAGTACTGGGGATTTCCCCCGTGGGACAGTGGGTTAGTCGACCAGTTGTTACTGTTAAGTCACACAGCATGTTCTTGTTTTGCGGTGCCCTATTTCCTCAAACACCTTTTCTGCCTCTCCTCTACTGCAAGACAAATCTGCTCAGCTGTCTGCCGGCTTAAAGTGCTGGGatcattttagctttagctcCTCATTCCTCTTTGGAACACATAAAGGCTACTTGTTAATCACTGATGCTATAAGCAACGTTAAATAAGCCTGTATTAGCTGTGATGATGGAGAAGAAATAGCAAACTGCGAAACGTAAAGGGTCCACTGAAATGCAGAGAGATAAAAAAGGAAGACCTTAAAGAAAATGAAGcaacaaatttaaacatttcttactTGGTTGCTGATCCTTTCTCTACTTCTGGGTCTTTTGTTAGAACCAGCTCCTTCTTTATCACTCGATCTAGCTTTTTCCTCCAAGACTGCAGATTCATCGCTCAAGTCTTCGCTAAAATCACTTACAACTTCATCCATTTCAGTATGCTCAACCgtatttgttgatgttttttaaagattcGAACATTGTTTGTTGGCACTGCatgttactgtggtgaaatttctttcTGGCCACTCCAGCTAGTAGTACACATACaagacaaacaggcaatgaagggttacagtatttttttttctcctcattaTAGCgctcaaaagctaaaaaaaaaaaaaagataaatcttCAAAGGTTTGTATCAGAGTCTGAGGGCTTTGGTATCAGTCACTTTGCTAGTGGTggttgtccttcatgagtcacagatatCGAATAATTAGATAATAAGgtgcttttgtgcaatgatttgagtggcttagtggttagcttctgtgttagccgttcattgtagctctgctgctctcaccgtgtACTTTGAACATgtctgagagtcgcaagaagccaaccgcgtacaagtttatgaaaagaagaggaaggcctcagtggaaagaaataagGCCACagtggatttaggagatttttttcatgtgattcCCCAGAGGAGGGTGCTGTAACCATTACGtactgttttaagttatataATGGGAGTTTAATGAATAACTCCCgttctgttaggtattgtctgggaAGTATCAGCCTAAATAGCTGATATTATGAGAAtggttgaaagggtgattcgagcactggcattctttaaacagcaaactctgccaaacctctgtttttgtgtctgctTGATtgactttgggcatccagttggaagcagttggAACAGGGTGAAGCTGGTTCTTCTGCGCAGTGAGCAGGTGGCTAGCTTGAAGGGGGAAATAGCCCTTGTTCGGGAAACCAGACCTGGCCGAGCTGTACAAGGCTCCGTGCGGGTGCGCTCGGGCTGTGGACACGGGGGCCTCTGCAGAGCCGTCCAGGTGTGGCTGCGTCTTGTGGGGTTTGCTGTGCAGGTTGCAGCGGTtgacttcagatcagctttctTCAGCTTGGCCTGGTGGCAGGAGAGGAGACCACTCTGCCCTGTCTcgactcagctttcctgcaacagctgagaaaggtTACAAGCAGACTGTCTCCAGGGCAGTCGGCTGTTAAGTGGTGATGTTGGTTTCAGAGGAAACAGGCTTTACTTAGCCTGGCCGGCACAGCATATGTTGGTGGGTGTCCGAAACCCATTCGGACCCAGATGGTCGTCTCCCCTGAGTGAACCACTCGTCAAAAGGGCTCACAGGCAAAGAGGAAGATGTGAGAAAGGCAGCTTAGCTTTGTTGCGGTGTTAACACCCTGATGTGATGAGCAGTCTCCTCTGAAACTGTAAAAGTCTAATATCTTAGTAGCTTTAAACTTAGTCTGATTTTccctcatggcttgattgcacaacaagGGGAAAAATTGCCCACTCTAACTTTAACCCACGTAGCAACACCTGCTACTACTAATGACCGGGGATTTTTTTGCACCTACCTATACATACCTGTCTCTCCCTATGTGTTGCTGCCAGATTCTTGAGCCTTTGTGTGGTTTAACAATCCAGTGGTCcttgtttgcatgtgtgtgcCTGATCCTGTTTAGTTCTGTGGATTCTGCCTGTTTTGTGTTGCCCCTGTCAGACTCTCCAGTTGACCTTCATGATGGCCAAATATAAGCCTCATGAAGCAATGAAGCTTACCAGCCCACTGCTTTGCCTAACGCTTCATTACTTGATGCTTGATTCATAACTCACTAGTgacatctgctgcttcacagtcACCGTGACACCCTTCATATTTCAAACATCAGAAAATAGCAGTGTGTGTTTAT
It encodes:
- the LOC105929240 gene encoding CMRF35-like molecule 1; amino-acid sequence: MKRSLVFVVLILEEFFQTEAISITGTVGTELKITCSHTYATTNVKYFCKGACTDADVLIKSNVQERGSNGKYSIKDEGNTFYVTITNLETSDAGVYWCGIDRVGADTYNKVTITVKEENPEGIMKTSHSEMILYVGTGLGVAVLALATVLLLFLRLRKRNVSTSHGKENNDIEYVTTVFQKNTQHANGTSSVGGEQGADARIYTDLSEVRHPNSSAEPKTQSDDLFYSTISFNDQPASGSVPPPSELTEYSSVKLKYTASTS